The following nucleotide sequence is from Anaerolineae bacterium.
CAAAGTTATATGCGATTTATTTGCCTCGGCGATAAAGGTTGCGGCCCCCACTACATCGCTCACTTCGTCAATGAGGTCCTCCCGGCGGATGCCCATCACTTCCATGCTCATCTGACAGGCCAGGAGCTTTACACCCATATCAACGGCCATTTTTCGAAGTTCAGGTAGAGGCGTGACGTTGTGCTGCTTCATCATCTGCTTGAACATCCAGCGGCCAATCCCGCCCATATTGAGCTTGCTGGGGCCGATGCCGTTTATATCCTTGAGGAAAAGGCTCAGCATCCGCTGGAAAAAGGTCTTGCCTGTGGCCCCTTTCTTCTTGATAGCCTGAAGGCCCCAGAAGGTGAAGAACATGGTGGTGTCAATTCCGCTGGCAGCGGCCGTGGTGGCAATGATGAAAGCCGCCATTACCTTATCCATGTCCCCGCTGAAAACAACAATGGAGGCCTTTTTCGCCTCGTGCTCATGCTCATGCCCGCTCATTTGGACCCTCCTCATTTAAATTATGTTTGTATTTAGATGCCTTAATGATACTACACCCACGCGAAAATTGCAAGGGTCATTTTGCCAGCATTTCCTGGATTTGTTCGGCGAACTCAGCGCTGGGAGGATCATCGGTAAGGAACTGGATATCTTCAGGGCGGGATACCCCCAACCCCAGCTCAACAGCACGGGCTATCTGTTCCTGAGAAAATATCGGCCCTCGCTCCACTTCCGGCGTTGTCCCGAAGAGCCGGAGGATTGCCACCCCCGCTGCATCTATTGCAACTCGATCGGCTCCTGCCAGAATCACTCCTGTCCTTACCCGTTTTCCCCGCTCAGGTCCGCCAGTGACGAAAGCCTCTACACCGTCCAGCACAATCAGGGCAGGCTGATAAGCTACGTTTATTTCGGCTATCATTTTTCGTTGATGCGGGGAACTGTGCAGCTCGGCCATATAATCGTAGCCATCTGGCCCATACTCTGCCACCATGCCTACGGAATTTTTGAGGGAAAGCGTGAAATGACCACCATAGCGGTGAGTTTTAAGACAGCAGGTCTGAATGACAACGTCGGCTTCCAGAATGGGGCGAGCGAAAAGGAAACCTCGTGACCAGTGGCTTCCAGGAGGCTTAACGGGCACCCAGTCTTCCGGGCCAAGTTCATCCAAAACCAGCACTCTGAATCCCAGCTCGGATGCAATGGCAAATATCCCCTTGCGCTCCATTACCTGGCGGGTTTTACCCATTCCACTGCGGTCGGCAACGGTAATAGAGCGGGCGCCACTCTCCCAGATGGCTTCCACGAGAGTGCGTAAGACATCGTTATGGGTTGAACCGGGAGCTGGGTCCGCGCTGTTGAAATTGGGCTTGAGGAGCACCTCCTTCCCATCAACTCTGGGCGTTCCGAAAAGCGCCAGAGCACGACGGACTCCTTCAACACGATCGGTGGTTCGGACCAGTGCTACTCGTGCGGGAGCTGGGCTTTGAGGAAGAGTTGGGGAAGAGGGAGAAATCGGTTCTTCTGGGAAGCTTATCTTCCGAGGGCTTTTCCCGCAAGAGCTAAGCAACGGAGTCATCAAACCTGCACCCATGAAGGTCAGCATTTGCATTAGGAAAACCCGGAGAGAAAATCCCCTTTCGTTAACCGTTTTATGCTGGCCGCTAACTGCATTGATGGTAAACTGAAACTAAACCTGCTGGAGGAGATGGGCCTGTTGAGTCAGCCTATCTCGCAATACTTCCCGTAAAAGGTTCAAAGCCTGAAGGACTCGCTTATCAGCCAGGGCATAACGGATAACGGGACCTTCCTGTCTGGCAACCACTAAGCCGCGCTCGCGCAGAATTTTAAGATGATGGGAGATAGTAGGCTGGGGGAAGCCAAGGATTTCCGTCAGCTCTGTTACGCAACGGGGGCCATCAGCGAGGGCGTAAAGGATTAGAATGCGCTTAGGATCCGCCAGCCCCTGGCAAATTTGAGCATGCAGCAGGACGATTTCCCGCTGAAGCTCATCCGTAATGGCCATAAAATTTCCCTCCGCTTTCTTAAAATATACTACATCGTTTCGGAAAAGACAAGGCTTCTTTTTGCCTTTCCCCTCATTTTACTTCAAATGCCCGCCAGAACGCTTCTTCCCCATCCCGGGCGCTGGACTGCCTCTGAAATCTCGCAGTTTGCCTCAAACGACCGATCCAAAATCGGAGGGTGGTTAGCCAGGAATTTCAGGAGGTATTTTCCGGACCCAGCAATAAAGCGTGGGGAGCTCGTGGACTGCAGGGAGGATTTGCCAGGCCGTTGAGCAGAAGAGAGCACCCAGTTTATTCAAACCTTAACATCGCCTTAACTTTTTCTTTAATCAGCGTTAATGGGCTGAAGATACAATTTGCTCGCGGGGTAAGATTTACGACGGTAAATGAGGAAAATGGGACTTGCTGACCTGCACATACACACTATTTACAGCCCGGATGGGACCGGAACGGTCCGGGCCGTTTTGAAGCGAGCTGCCGAGGTGGGCCTGGATGTGATTGCCATCACCGACCACGATG
It contains:
- a CDS encoding DUF362 domain-containing protein, producing MTPLLSSCGKSPRKISFPEEPISPSSPTLPQSPAPARVALVRTTDRVEGVRRALALFGTPRVDGKEVLLKPNFNSADPAPGSTHNDVLRTLVEAIWESGARSITVADRSGMGKTRQVMERKGIFAIASELGFRVLVLDELGPEDWVPVKPPGSHWSRGFLFARPILEADVVIQTCCLKTHRYGGHFTLSLKNSVGMVAEYGPDGYDYMAELHSSPHQRKMIAEINVAYQPALIVLDGVEAFVTGGPERGKRVRTGVILAGADRVAIDAAGVAILRLFGTTPEVERGPIFSQEQIARAVELGLGVSRPEDIQFLTDDPPSAEFAEQIQEMLAK
- a CDS encoding metalloregulator ArsR/SmtB family transcription factor, whose translation is MAITDELQREIVLLHAQICQGLADPKRILILYALADGPRCVTELTEILGFPQPTISHHLKILRERGLVVARQEGPVIRYALADKRVLQALNLLREVLRDRLTQQAHLLQQV
- a CDS encoding DsrE/DsrF/DrsH-like family protein, with the translated sequence MSGHEHEHEAKKASIVVFSGDMDKVMAAFIIATTAAASGIDTTMFFTFWGLQAIKKKGATGKTFFQRMLSLFLKDINGIGPSKLNMGGIGRWMFKQMMKQHNVTPLPELRKMAVDMGVKLLACQMSMEVMGIRREDLIDEVSDVVGAATFIAEANKSHITLFI